One Pullulanibacillus sp. KACC 23026 DNA segment encodes these proteins:
- a CDS encoding YlxQ family RNA-binding protein, whose amino-acid sequence MDQKRKQWISFLGLAARARKVITGEEMVIQAIRQNKAFLVLLSNDASARTKKTIADKCTYYKVPYKEVVDRATLGHAIGKAERVCVAITEKGFGDKLIAMID is encoded by the coding sequence ATGGATCAAAAACGAAAGCAATGGATTTCCTTTCTAGGCCTTGCTGCTCGGGCAAGAAAAGTGATCACGGGAGAAGAGATGGTCATACAAGCCATACGGCAAAATAAAGCGTTTTTAGTGCTTTTATCAAATGATGCTTCCGCGCGCACCAAGAAAACCATCGCAGATAAGTGTACCTATTATAAGGTTCCGTATAAGGAAGTCGTTGATCGAGCTACTTTAGGTCATGCCATTGGAAAAGCAGAACGGGTTTGTGTCGCCATCACAGAAAAAGGTTTCGGTGACAAGTTAATCGCAATGATCGATTAA
- a CDS encoding YlxR family protein, whose product MKQRKIPMRKCVACQENKEKKALIRVVRSPEGIVSVDPTGRANGRGAYLCLDLSCIDLSESKNLLGKQLKATVDSSVYTSLREMAGDR is encoded by the coding sequence ATGAAACAGCGAAAAATTCCCATGCGAAAATGCGTGGCTTGTCAGGAAAATAAGGAAAAAAAAGCACTTATTCGAGTCGTTCGCTCTCCCGAAGGTATCGTTTCTGTTGATCCGACAGGAAGAGCCAATGGGCGCGGTGCTTATCTCTGTTTGGACCTGTCATGTATCGACCTCTCTGAGTCAAAAAATCTTTTAGGGAAACAATTAAAAGCAACAGTTGATTCCTCTGTTTATACATCTCTAAGGGAAATGGCAGGGGATCGATAA